Proteins from one Archocentrus centrarchus isolate MPI-CPG fArcCen1 chromosome 8, fArcCen1, whole genome shotgun sequence genomic window:
- the LOC115784383 gene encoding bMERB domain-containing protein 1 isoform X2 translates to MEKERKSSQLYGALEKTQVDEATEKSNDVISMADSTITIEDIEGELFRIERIRDILVRRESELRYMMDDIQLCKEITRLKQELQKLVSIPDKDKSKEDREREEELLQQINKLVETRDFLVDDVEFERLREIEEDREMAAFLQSKFPKALAARGASQDQKVGSKSQTSAPFISKTGLTLLKDCCGFTCSIM, encoded by the exons atggagaaggagagaaaatcCTCTCAACTGTATGGCGCGCTGGAAAAGACGCAGGTGGATGAAGCGACGGAGAAATCAA ATGATGTCATTTCGATGGCCGACTCCACAATCACAATCGAGGATATTGAAGGAGAGCTGTTCAGAATTGAACGAATACGAGACATTCTCGTACGGCGAGAGTCGGAGCTGAGATACAT GATGGATGACATCCAGCTCTGCAAAGAAATCACAAGGCTGAAGCAGGAGCTGCAGAAACTTGTTTCAATCCCAG ACAAAGACAAGTCCAAAGAggacagggagagagaagaggagctgctgcagcagatcaACAAGCTGGTGGAGACCAGAGACTTCCTTGTGGATGACGTAGAGTTTGAAAGGCTGAG GGAAATAGAGGAAGATAGAGAAATGGCCGCCTTCTTACAGTCCAaatttcccaaagctttggcTGCAAGAG GTGCTTCGCAAGATCAGAAGGTGGGGTCTAAATCCCAGACATCAGCACCGTTTATCTCCAAAACCGGACTGACGCTGCTGAAGGACTGCTGCGGCTTCACCTGCTCCATCATGTAA
- the LOC115784383 gene encoding uncharacterized protein C16orf45 homolog isoform X1 — MEKERKSSQLYGALEKTQVDEATEKSTDDVISMADSTITIEDIEGELFRIERIRDILVRRESELRYMMDDIQLCKEITRLKQELQKLVSIPDKDKSKEDREREEELLQQINKLVETRDFLVDDVEFERLREIEEDREMAAFLQSKFPKALAARGASQDQKVGSKSQTSAPFISKTGLTLLKDCCGFTCSIM, encoded by the exons atggagaaggagagaaaatcCTCTCAACTGTATGGCGCGCTGGAAAAGACGCAGGTGGATGAAGCGACGGAGAAATCAA cagATGATGTCATTTCGATGGCCGACTCCACAATCACAATCGAGGATATTGAAGGAGAGCTGTTCAGAATTGAACGAATACGAGACATTCTCGTACGGCGAGAGTCGGAGCTGAGATACAT GATGGATGACATCCAGCTCTGCAAAGAAATCACAAGGCTGAAGCAGGAGCTGCAGAAACTTGTTTCAATCCCAG ACAAAGACAAGTCCAAAGAggacagggagagagaagaggagctgctgcagcagatcaACAAGCTGGTGGAGACCAGAGACTTCCTTGTGGATGACGTAGAGTTTGAAAGGCTGAG GGAAATAGAGGAAGATAGAGAAATGGCCGCCTTCTTACAGTCCAaatttcccaaagctttggcTGCAAGAG GTGCTTCGCAAGATCAGAAGGTGGGGTCTAAATCCCAGACATCAGCACCGTTTATCTCCAAAACCGGACTGACGCTGCTGAAGGACTGCTGCGGCTTCACCTGCTCCATCATGTAA